The window ATGCGAGCCGGTGTCGGCGGATAGGCCGAGCAGCGATTCGCGGAGTCCCTTGATCCCGATGCTGAGATAGCCAACGACGAGCCCGATGGGAACACGGCGACCCAACACGCGTCGTGCGGCGCGCCGCATCTGCGGGTAGCCGCTCAACGTCCCAACCAGCACGGAGAGGGCGTTGAGCCGCTCGGACTGCGCTCGTTCGTGATGTCCCACAAGGAGCACCTTCAGCGCGATCCCCCCGAACAGCGCGCCCGCGGCGATCGGCTGCAACGCCTCGGCCAGCAAGAATGCCGATCCCCGAACGGGCCTGCGCGGAAGCGTGGTCGAGGGAGCACGCGGACGCGTGGTGGCGCGCGCCATCCGAGATGACTCTAGCTTCGTCACCTCGACCAACAGCACGTGTATGCCGGTGAGACCGGGCTCATAGAGAATCAGCACCCGCCCGGTCAGTGGATTGGCCTCTACATGCCGCACGCCGGCCACCGTTACCAAGTCGCGCTCTGCGCGCCGAGCCAACCGGGGGTTGCCGCGGAGCCCTTTGATCTCAGCCCGGAGCCGGCCGGGAAGATCCCGGATCCGGCGCGGCGGGTCGGACGGTTGAGTGGTCGGTGGCGGCGTGCGCATGATACGATTCCTGGCGCCCAGGTTAGCACACGGCGTCTGTGCGGTCGACGCCGTACCGGCTGGAGTGGGTTAGTGAACACGTGTTCCTATTTGCCATCGTCGCAGCGGCCGGGTAGAATGGTAAGATCTTCGGTTCTTTGGACCACTGAGATCCATTGACGCGCCACACTGATAAAGGGGAGAGACGATGGCCAAGCTATTGGGTGCGGTCGGCGAAGCACTTGGGGATACGCTCGGTGCATCATGGCTGGGTCCAGTGGTCCTGGGGGGTGTGATCGTCGCGGTGGTCTCGCCGGAGGTGCGGAACCGCCTCCGAACGTGGGGTGTACAGGGAATCGCTGCGGCGATGGCCGCGGGCGATGTCGCCGCGAAGCGAATGAGGAACACCGACAACGGGACCGGCGGCATGGTCAACCAACTTGGCCAACGCATCATCCAGGCGGCATCAGAGCTGCGCGAAGAGTGGGAAGATTTTCTCGCCGAAGCCCAGGCGGTAAAGAACCGCAGCGCGCGGTCGTCGGACGGGAAGGAACACGCCACTCCCGACCGACCGCGTCGCCGCGTCTCTAAGCCTCGGGCACGGCGTCCCGCGGGCTAAACGTTCGGCGCGACCCGAACGTCCTGCGGGCCGAGCGCTGCTTCCCTGACCACTGCCGTACTCAATCTAAGTCTTTTTCTGGAACCCTGTGTTAAGAAACCGTCCCCTTTTTCGCGGGAAAGTTGACTCGGCCCCCCCGCGTGCCGCTACGGGGGACACGTGCGGGCCCTGTGCCCAAATACTCGCCAAGACCTCACCCCCCATCGGTCCAGGTATCGGCGCCGGATGTCAGTCCCCGCGGCCCCCCGTTTTTCAGTGCCCGCCCCCCCGTACTGCGTTCACGACCTGAATCGCGACGAGGGCCATCATGGCAATCACATACAACCGCAAACCCCACAAGAGCAGACGGACGCCTTGTGACAGCTGCCTCTGCCCAAAACGGGGGTGTTCTTTGGCGACGACCAGCTGATCCGCCTCCAGCACCGAGAGTACCGTGTCAGGTCGAAGATCCATGTCAACAATATCTGAGGGCCCGGCCGGCGCCGTCACTTCGGCACGGCGGATCGTCGCACTCAGGGGATCATGTTCCGGCTTCATCTACATCACCTCCGTATGTTGCCGCGCGAATGCCGAATCCGTGCCGTGGCGAACGCATCCTACCCACCGCCGAGGAACTTGGGGAACACGGTGACGAGCCCGTACCCCAACCCTGCCAGGACCAGCAACACCGTCACGGTCACCACGGCAATATTTGCCCAGAGTCCGTTGGTATGCTCACCCATCACCGCGTGGTCATTGACCAGGAGCACCAGGAAAAGCAGCGCGGGCGGCATCGCGAGGACGGCAATGACGTTCACGATTAACACGATGTAGGTGAGGGGCGCATTTGGTATCAACACGAGCGCCGCCGCGGCAAAGGCGGATGCGACCAGGACGCCGTAGAACGCCCACCCCTCCCACAACGGCCGGTTGAGGCTATGCGGCTTATGCAACACTTCGCCAAAGGCGTAGGCGGATGACGTCGAGATGGTCATGGCGGCGAGAAGGCCCGCTTCGAAGATCCCCAGCGCGAAGAGGGTGGCGCCGACGCGCCCGATGAGGGGTTGCAACGCCTGGGCGAACTGCGCCGCCTGGAAGTCGCTCGCCTTGATGCCATGCGCGAACAACGGCGCCGTTGCGACGATGGTGGCGATCGCAAAGGCCGTTGCGAGGAGCGTACCCAGCATCGTGTCCGTCCGGCCCGCCCGAATGTCGCGCGGCTGCAGGCCTTTGTCGACCACGGCGCTCTGTTGAAAAAAGAGCATCCAGGGAGTCACGGTTGCTCCGATATCGGCCATGATCAGCAGCATCACATCGGGCTTCAAGACGCCGCCGGCAGGAACCGGGGACCACGTAAGAAACGAGTTACCGATCATGCCCCACTGCGGATGGGCGAGGAGAGCCGCCGGGACAAACAGGCCGTTGAACACCGCCAGTCCCAGCGTGATCCGCTCCCAGGTCCAGTAACGGTGTGTGAGGATCACGCCGAATATGAGGACCATTGCGCCGCCGACGGCAGTCAGCGGAGGAACGCCAAAGAAGCTGAGGCCGGCTCGGATCCCGATGAATTCTGTCACCAGCGTGAGGAAGTTGCCGATAACCAGGTCGCCCATCGCGAAACGACCCCAGAACCGCCCGAACCGGTCGAAAATGAGTTCGGCATGACCGCGATGGGTCACCGCGCCAAGTCGCACGGTCATTTCCTGCACCACGAACCCTGCCAGGAACGTGACCAGGACAAACGGCACAAAGAACCCGATGCCGTATTGGGCTCC is drawn from bacterium and contains these coding sequences:
- a CDS encoding divalent metal cation transporter, whose amino-acid sequence is MPLARRLLPLWFLIGPGVLVFLGENDAPSMLSYAATGAQYGIGFFVPFVLVTFLAGFVVQEMTVRLGAVTHRGHAELIFDRFGRFWGRFAMGDLVIGNFLTLVTEFIGIRAGLSFFGVPPLTAVGGAMVLIFGVILTHRYWTWERITLGLAVFNGLFVPAALLAHPQWGMIGNSFLTWSPVPAGGVLKPDVMLLIMADIGATVTPWMLFFQQSAVVDKGLQPRDIRAGRTDTMLGTLLATAFAIATIVATAPLFAHGIKASDFQAAQFAQALQPLIGRVGATLFALGIFEAGLLAAMTISTSSAYAFGEVLHKPHSLNRPLWEGWAFYGVLVASAFAAAALVLIPNAPLTYIVLIVNVIAVLAMPPALLFLVLLVNDHAVMGEHTNGLWANIAVVTVTVLLVLAGLGYGLVTVFPKFLGGG